In Scatophagus argus isolate fScaArg1 chromosome 3, fScaArg1.pri, whole genome shotgun sequence, one genomic interval encodes:
- the gpr25 gene encoding probable G-protein coupled receptor 25 codes for MSAHADYSFFDYNYTGNVSEDEILDLNFTLNCSSSHLHGSDIFLPILYYIIFLTGFFGNLFVISVLGCKSKRGGRLVDTFVVNLALADLIFVLTLPLWAISASQNGYWNFGPSGNLLCKLSSYIIAVNRFSNIFFLTCMSVDRYMAVVKLMDSRYLRSSRCIRATCAAVWLSSLVMGIPSLVYRRVEHTGFGLACIEDNQSYFFLILSLITALLTFVFPVFIIVLCYGTIILHLNKHCDAAANPRAEARRRHSLKMVLSIIVAFVVSWLPFNIFKVIMTVSQLSNVDLDCDDQSWQRNGLLISCCLAFLNSCVNPAIYFFLDHHFRRRAKILYKTCMGKPKLLQSYNSSASFTNAGTSESFGTTGGRTQVQMFD; via the coding sequence CCATGGCTCTGACATCTTCCTGCCAATATTGTATTATATCATCTTTTTGACAGGCTTTTTCGGCAACCTCTTTGTAATTTCAGTCCTGGGCTGCAAAAGCAAGAGAGGTGGGCGTCTGGTGGACACATTCGTTGTCAATCTGGCCCTGGCTGACCTCATCTTTGTTCTCACGCTGCCACTGTGGGCCATCTCTGCAAGCCAGAACGGCTACTGGAACTTTGGGCCAAGTGGGAACCTGCTGTGCAAGCTCAGCAGCTACATCATTGCTGTGAACCGCTTCTCCAACATTTTCTTCCTCACCTGCATGAGTGTTGACCGCTACATGGCTGTGGTGAAACTGATGGATTCCAGGTACCTCAGGAGCAGTCGATGCATTCGCGCcacttgtgctgctgtttggttGAGCTCCCTGGTAATGGGCATCCCATCCCTGGTGTACAGGAGAGTGGAGCACACTGGCTTTGGACTGGCCTGCATCGAAGATAACCAATCgtatttttttcttatactGAGCCTGATCACGGCATTACTCACCTTCGTCTTTCCAGTGTTCATCATTGTGCTCTGCTATGGCACCATTATCCTGCATCTCAATAAGCACTGTGATGCTGCAGCAAATCCTCGAGCTGAAGCCCGCCGCAGACACTCCCTGAAGATGGTCCTCTCCATCATTGTGGCCTTTGTGGTGTCCTGGCTCCCCTTCAACATTTTCAAAGTCATCATGACTGTCTCACAGCTCTCAAATGTTGATCTGGACTGTGATGATCAGTCATGGCAAAGAAATGGGCTCCTCATCTCGTGCTGCCTGGCCTTCCTTAACAGCTGTGTGAATCCTGCCATTTACTTTTTCCTGGACCATCACTTCAGACGACGGGCTAAGATCCTGTACAAGACCTGCATGGGAAAGCCAAAGTTGCTGCAGAGCTACAACTCCTCAGCCTCCTTCACCAACGCTGGCACTTCAGAGAGCTTTGGAACAACTGGTGGGAGAACTCAGGTTCAGATGTTTGATTAG
- the inavab gene encoding innate immunity activator b isoform X1, with protein sequence MEGNGEISDTDSGIILHSGSDSPTTHTKDVTTHTRAMKLKHQDLKDSLEICILELKKLCIREAELTGRLSDDYPLLPGEKPPQIRRRIGAAFKLDEQSISRRAQDSQLSLVDAELALQMKIFEAARKLCEEDHPSKAVRKSRLLQYKREEKKLKQLQETAFQVRLEHGRSSPLPAFNITQQDLGISDDSSLSDSVVQDEEVTSQSSQLSSGLPCPGETDPPQRPPASSQCCTDASPSVAPQSLPLTPSQSPLPTLSLTSSPAYDLPPIQHSPWMESSLDQPYQRSKKSRSSSKTSSPARSDLLPPLEACLAQSGLPVQLSHLRLSRTQSSSTPSTPEMRVHRQLSLRLSNPESPLEKERGRTRGPRRRLTEYSITLPETPPPVVNYGSHAGSEDSNSEHSFASYNSSPCQELPCDSPKQYQPAFPHSGPIGSYGPQAFPRSGFYHNPRHQSSPSFPKAYYNQEMLYPPDLDLPRSYYAQQAPCPSSRYEYWYKDVAVPHQRTQRPSPPEIRLYPSPAQWDHPHSHTTVLPQQVVNEQLKSWHLRSQLKAPRSRSLDRQGAVRLKNVSARESTCYQNQKYHEQVIPRKAPQRAADDTRGHWVVDDGSHFVSQV encoded by the exons ATGGAGGGCAACGGAGAGATCAGTGACACTGACAGCGGCATCATCCTTCATTCGG GCTCTGACAGCCCAACAACACATACGAAGGATGTGACCACACACACGCGGGCCATGAAGCTCAAACACCAGGATCTCAAAGACAGTCTGGAGATCTGCATACTGGAACTGAAGAAACTCTGCATCCGAGAAGCA GAGCTGACAGGCCGGCTGTCAGATGATTACCCTCTACTGCCAGGAGAGAAGCCACCGCAGATTCGCAGACGTATTGGAGCTGCGTTTAAACTGGACGAACAAAGCATCTCTCGCAGAGCACAG GATTCACAACTGAGTCTAGTGGATGCTGAGTTGGCACTTCAGATGAAGATATTCGAGGCAGCGCGCAAGCTCTGCGAGGAGGATCACCCGAGTAAGGCTGTTAGAAAGAGCCGTTTATTGCAGTacaagagagaggagaagaaactCAAACAGCTACAGGAGACGGCGTTTCAGGTGCGACTGGAGCACGGACGATCATCACCACTCCCTGCTTTTAATATTACACAACAAG ATCTGGGTATATCTGATGACAGCTCTCTGTCTGATTCTGTAGTGCAAGATGAAG AAGTGACAAGCCAGTCATCACAGCTGTCCTCAGGACTCCCCTGTCCAGGAGAGACCGATCCTCCCCAGCGTCCCCCTGCGTCCTCACAGTGCTGCACAGACGCGTCTCCATCTGTGGCTCCACAGTCGTTGCCGCTGACGCCTAGCCAGTCTCCTCTTCCTACGCTGAGTTTAACCTCAAGCCCTGCATATGACCTTCCTCCCATCCAGCATTCTCCATGGATGGAGTCGAGTCTCGACCAACCTTACCAGAGGAGCAAGAAGTCACGCTCCTCCAGCAAGACAAG CAGTCCAGCCAGAAGTGACTTGTTGCCACCGCTGGAGGCTTGCTTAGCACAGTCTGGTCTGCCTGTGCAACTTTCCCATCTGAGGCTCAGCCGCACCCAGTCGAGCAGCACACCCTCCACACCAGAGATGCGTGTGCACAGGCAGCTCTCCCTCAG GTTATCCAACCCTGAATCTCCACTTGAAAAGGAACGTGGTCGCACCAGAGGGCCAAGGAGGCGACTGACTGAATACTCAATAACTCTACCAGAGACCCCTCCCCCAGTGGTGAACTACGGAAGCCATGCTGGCTCTGAGGATAGTAACTCTGAACACTCGTTTGCATCTTACAACAGCTCACCATGTCAGGAGCTGCCCTGTGACTCACCCAAGCAATACCAGCCTGCATTCCCGCACTCTGGCCCAATTGGCAGCTATGGACCTCAAGCCTTCCCACGCAGTGGCTTTTACCATAATCCCAGGCACCAGTCCAGTCCAAGTTTTCCCAAAGCTTATTATAATCAAGAAATGCTCTACCCACCTGATCTGGACTTGCCACGGAGCTATTATGCCCAGCAGGCTCCCTGTCCCTCCAGCAGATATGAATATTGGTATAAAGACGTCGCTGTGCCCCACCAGAGAACACAAAGGCCTTCACCTCCAGAAATCAGACTCTACCCCTCCCCGGCTCAATGGGACCATCCACACTCCCACACCACTGTTCTCCCACAACAAGTCGTGAATGAACAACTCAAGTCATGGCACCTGCGCAGTCAGCTCAAAGCCCCCAGATCCCGTTCTCTTGACAGACAGGGGGCAGTCAGACTGAAAAATGTGTCAGCTCGGGAGTCAACCTGCTACCAAAATCAGAAGTACCACGAACAG GTTATCCCAAGAAAGGCTCCTCAGAGAGCTGCAGATGACACTCGAGGACACTGGGTTGTAGATGATGGCTCTCACTTTGTAAGTCAAGTGTAA
- the inavab gene encoding innate immunity activator b isoform X2, producing the protein MEGNGEISDTDSGIILHSGSDSPTTHTKDVTTHTRAMKLKHQDLKDSLEICILELKKLCIREAELTGRLSDDYPLLPGEKPPQIRRRIGAAFKLDEQSISRRAQDSQLSLVDAELALQMKIFEAARKLCEEDHPSKAVRKSRLLQYKREEKKLKQLQETAFQVRLEHGRSSPLPAFNITQQDLGISDDSSLSDSVVQDEEVTSQSSQLSSGLPCPGETDPPQRPPASSQCCTDASPSVAPQSLPLTPSQSPLPTLSLTSSPAYDLPPIQHSPWMESSLDQPYQRSKKSRSSSKTSPARSDLLPPLEACLAQSGLPVQLSHLRLSRTQSSSTPSTPEMRVHRQLSLRLSNPESPLEKERGRTRGPRRRLTEYSITLPETPPPVVNYGSHAGSEDSNSEHSFASYNSSPCQELPCDSPKQYQPAFPHSGPIGSYGPQAFPRSGFYHNPRHQSSPSFPKAYYNQEMLYPPDLDLPRSYYAQQAPCPSSRYEYWYKDVAVPHQRTQRPSPPEIRLYPSPAQWDHPHSHTTVLPQQVVNEQLKSWHLRSQLKAPRSRSLDRQGAVRLKNVSARESTCYQNQKYHEQVIPRKAPQRAADDTRGHWVVDDGSHFVSQV; encoded by the exons ATGGAGGGCAACGGAGAGATCAGTGACACTGACAGCGGCATCATCCTTCATTCGG GCTCTGACAGCCCAACAACACATACGAAGGATGTGACCACACACACGCGGGCCATGAAGCTCAAACACCAGGATCTCAAAGACAGTCTGGAGATCTGCATACTGGAACTGAAGAAACTCTGCATCCGAGAAGCA GAGCTGACAGGCCGGCTGTCAGATGATTACCCTCTACTGCCAGGAGAGAAGCCACCGCAGATTCGCAGACGTATTGGAGCTGCGTTTAAACTGGACGAACAAAGCATCTCTCGCAGAGCACAG GATTCACAACTGAGTCTAGTGGATGCTGAGTTGGCACTTCAGATGAAGATATTCGAGGCAGCGCGCAAGCTCTGCGAGGAGGATCACCCGAGTAAGGCTGTTAGAAAGAGCCGTTTATTGCAGTacaagagagaggagaagaaactCAAACAGCTACAGGAGACGGCGTTTCAGGTGCGACTGGAGCACGGACGATCATCACCACTCCCTGCTTTTAATATTACACAACAAG ATCTGGGTATATCTGATGACAGCTCTCTGTCTGATTCTGTAGTGCAAGATGAAG AAGTGACAAGCCAGTCATCACAGCTGTCCTCAGGACTCCCCTGTCCAGGAGAGACCGATCCTCCCCAGCGTCCCCCTGCGTCCTCACAGTGCTGCACAGACGCGTCTCCATCTGTGGCTCCACAGTCGTTGCCGCTGACGCCTAGCCAGTCTCCTCTTCCTACGCTGAGTTTAACCTCAAGCCCTGCATATGACCTTCCTCCCATCCAGCATTCTCCATGGATGGAGTCGAGTCTCGACCAACCTTACCAGAGGAGCAAGAAGTCACGCTCCTCCAGCAAGACAAG TCCAGCCAGAAGTGACTTGTTGCCACCGCTGGAGGCTTGCTTAGCACAGTCTGGTCTGCCTGTGCAACTTTCCCATCTGAGGCTCAGCCGCACCCAGTCGAGCAGCACACCCTCCACACCAGAGATGCGTGTGCACAGGCAGCTCTCCCTCAG GTTATCCAACCCTGAATCTCCACTTGAAAAGGAACGTGGTCGCACCAGAGGGCCAAGGAGGCGACTGACTGAATACTCAATAACTCTACCAGAGACCCCTCCCCCAGTGGTGAACTACGGAAGCCATGCTGGCTCTGAGGATAGTAACTCTGAACACTCGTTTGCATCTTACAACAGCTCACCATGTCAGGAGCTGCCCTGTGACTCACCCAAGCAATACCAGCCTGCATTCCCGCACTCTGGCCCAATTGGCAGCTATGGACCTCAAGCCTTCCCACGCAGTGGCTTTTACCATAATCCCAGGCACCAGTCCAGTCCAAGTTTTCCCAAAGCTTATTATAATCAAGAAATGCTCTACCCACCTGATCTGGACTTGCCACGGAGCTATTATGCCCAGCAGGCTCCCTGTCCCTCCAGCAGATATGAATATTGGTATAAAGACGTCGCTGTGCCCCACCAGAGAACACAAAGGCCTTCACCTCCAGAAATCAGACTCTACCCCTCCCCGGCTCAATGGGACCATCCACACTCCCACACCACTGTTCTCCCACAACAAGTCGTGAATGAACAACTCAAGTCATGGCACCTGCGCAGTCAGCTCAAAGCCCCCAGATCCCGTTCTCTTGACAGACAGGGGGCAGTCAGACTGAAAAATGTGTCAGCTCGGGAGTCAACCTGCTACCAAAATCAGAAGTACCACGAACAG GTTATCCCAAGAAAGGCTCCTCAGAGAGCTGCAGATGACACTCGAGGACACTGGGTTGTAGATGATGGCTCTCACTTTGTAAGTCAAGTGTAA